A window of Corallococcus macrosporus DSM 14697 contains these coding sequences:
- a CDS encoding TolB family protein, with product MSMRVVVSALCGALLVLSTGCGDECVDAFDCRSDNGPPPAGQEWTCRSGNCELRDVQQPPEEDAGTEEDAGTEEDAGTEEDAGTEEDAGTGEDAGTGDDGGVVVIGTGAKGDVCTTSADCAAGLRCEGAAEAMTCQALHVAFTAMDDSDAMAAVVTRFDEPEPTRLSDAAVDSRYPRWNSAGNRIAFVRGATETGTSSGNLAGELVVRDVPLAEVEPTVLANGTSGSTEGFLYLEWEPGDSLLYVRRAGDSISGISRVPAEGGAVEEATAAGTFPAWRDGDTFAFSTATVGLSTATVGGGAPTPLAAAGATAEQPHYNRVNDQLLFLRPDETRPMGLNAALYIIPVGGAAVQTIAEATTTAVEGGSVDSYIANPTWAPDGSWVAYVRAYFFNPTTGEPVLCGGAASPCAGDPGNIIFLRRINPADGAPVGDEVSFAEGATLPSFSPDAHHVAYIQGGQLYVQQIDPAAGTKVGDAIVHPVGGYTLQTSRGDDHRPRWQPR from the coding sequence ATGAGCATGCGTGTCGTTGTCAGCGCGCTGTGTGGCGCGCTGTTGGTGCTGTCGACGGGGTGCGGTGACGAGTGTGTCGATGCGTTCGACTGCCGCAGTGACAACGGACCGCCGCCGGCGGGGCAGGAGTGGACGTGCCGTTCGGGCAACTGCGAGCTGCGCGATGTCCAGCAGCCGCCCGAGGAAGACGCGGGCACCGAAGAGGACGCGGGCACCGAGGAAGACGCGGGCACCGAAGAGGACGCGGGCACCGAGGAAGACGCGGGCACCGGAGAGGACGCGGGCACCGGCGATGACGGCGGCGTCGTCGTCATCGGCACGGGCGCCAAGGGTGATGTCTGCACCACGTCCGCGGACTGCGCCGCGGGGCTTCGCTGTGAGGGCGCGGCCGAGGCCATGACGTGCCAGGCGCTGCACGTGGCCTTCACGGCCATGGACGACAGCGACGCCATGGCGGCGGTGGTGACGCGCTTCGACGAGCCGGAGCCCACGCGGCTGTCGGACGCCGCGGTGGACAGCCGCTACCCGCGCTGGAACTCGGCCGGCAACCGGATTGCCTTCGTCCGGGGGGCCACCGAGACGGGCACCTCTTCGGGCAACCTGGCCGGTGAGCTGGTGGTGCGCGACGTGCCGCTCGCGGAGGTCGAGCCCACGGTGCTGGCCAACGGCACCTCCGGCAGCACCGAGGGCTTCCTCTACCTGGAGTGGGAGCCGGGTGACTCCCTCCTGTACGTGCGCCGCGCGGGCGACAGCATCTCCGGCATCTCCCGCGTCCCGGCCGAGGGCGGCGCGGTGGAGGAGGCCACCGCCGCGGGCACCTTCCCGGCCTGGCGCGACGGCGACACGTTCGCGTTCAGCACCGCCACGGTGGGCCTGTCCACGGCGACCGTGGGGGGCGGCGCGCCCACGCCGCTGGCCGCCGCGGGCGCCACGGCGGAGCAGCCGCACTACAACCGCGTCAATGACCAGCTCCTGTTCCTCCGCCCGGATGAGACGCGGCCAATGGGGCTGAACGCCGCGCTCTACATCATCCCCGTGGGCGGCGCCGCCGTGCAGACGATCGCCGAGGCCACCACGACGGCCGTCGAGGGGGGCTCGGTGGACTCCTACATCGCCAACCCCACCTGGGCGCCGGACGGGAGCTGGGTGGCGTACGTGCGCGCCTACTTCTTCAACCCCACCACCGGTGAGCCGGTGCTCTGCGGCGGCGCGGCCTCGCCCTGCGCCGGGGACCCGGGCAACATCATCTTCCTGCGCCGCATCAACCCGGCGGACGGCGCGCCCGTGGGCGACGAGGTCAGCTTCGCCGAGGGCGCCACGCTCCCGTCCTTCTCCCCGGATGCCCACCACGTGGCCTACATCCAGGGCGGGCAGCTCTACGTCCAGCAGATTGACCCGGCGGCGGGCACCAAGGTGGGCGACGCCATCGTCCACCCGGTGGGGGGCTACACGCTCCAGACGTCGCGTGGCGATGACCACCGCCCGCGCTGGCAGCCCCGGTAG
- a CDS encoding TatD family hydrolase, with protein MIDTHCHLDASRFDMDRDEVLSRAWAAGLHGIVIPGVGPHDWEPLLALSQKDARLQVGLGIHPQLLPDMPPADDDAVLEHLDALLARGGAAAVGECGLDGPSLPGAPLERQVAVLRRHLALARKHGLPVLMHCHRLHPALIDLLKEEPLPDAGLLMHSYSGGVELARFYLQKGCHFSFAGPVTWAEARKPLDALRAIPLDRLMAETDAPDQAPAPHRGTRSEPGYLPHILEGMARVRGEPVEEVARQTTENARRFFREAFPASSR; from the coding sequence ATGATAGACACCCACTGCCACCTGGATGCGTCGCGTTTCGACATGGACAGGGATGAAGTCCTCTCACGCGCCTGGGCCGCGGGGCTCCACGGCATCGTCATCCCGGGCGTGGGTCCGCATGACTGGGAGCCGCTGCTGGCGCTGTCCCAAAAGGACGCCCGCCTCCAGGTGGGCCTGGGCATCCACCCGCAGCTCCTCCCCGACATGCCGCCGGCGGACGACGACGCCGTGCTCGAGCACCTGGACGCGCTGCTCGCCAGGGGCGGCGCGGCGGCGGTGGGCGAGTGCGGCCTGGACGGCCCCAGCCTCCCGGGCGCGCCGCTGGAGCGGCAGGTGGCGGTGCTGAGGCGGCACCTCGCGCTGGCGCGCAAGCACGGCCTGCCCGTGCTGATGCACTGCCACCGGCTGCACCCGGCCCTCATCGACCTGCTGAAGGAGGAGCCCCTGCCGGATGCGGGGCTGCTGATGCACAGCTACAGCGGCGGCGTGGAGTTGGCGCGCTTCTACCTCCAGAAGGGCTGCCACTTCTCCTTCGCCGGGCCCGTCACCTGGGCGGAGGCGCGCAAGCCCCTGGACGCGCTCCGGGCCATCCCCCTGGACCGGCTGATGGCGGAGACGGACGCCCCGGACCAGGCGCCCGCGCCCCACCGGGGGACGCGCTCCGAGCCGGGCTACCTCCCCCACATCCTGGAGGGCATGGCCCGCGTCAGGGGGGAGCCCGTCGAGGAGGTCGCCCGGCAGACGACCGAGAATGCCCGCCGCTTCTTCCGGGAAGCTTTCCCCGCGTCTTCGCGGTAG
- a CDS encoding tRNA threonylcarbamoyladenosine dehydratase, producing MNPQPLPTPETETPPAAPASLARPFKLSRRFDRTGRLLGDSAMERLANARVVVFGLGGVGSFAAEGLVRSGIGHLTLVDHDDVCVTNTNRQLHATVKAVGKPKAELMAQRCQDINPAAKVEALREFYRADVAEQMLQAGQYDFVVDAIDNVKAKLHLLHRCVTLGVPVVSSMGAAGRLDPTAIRVEDLSETHMDPFAKDIRKLLKRKYAVETDKHTGITAVYSIEARRLPVTLQYDDATDGFLCVCPQDNEFHTCDHRTQIDGSVAFVTSCFGMNAAGVVVRRLAAAR from the coding sequence ATGAACCCGCAGCCGCTCCCCACCCCCGAGACTGAGACTCCGCCCGCCGCCCCGGCCTCGCTGGCCCGGCCCTTCAAGCTCTCCCGGCGCTTCGACAGGACGGGCCGCCTGCTGGGCGACTCCGCGATGGAGCGCCTGGCCAACGCACGCGTGGTGGTGTTCGGCCTGGGCGGCGTGGGCAGCTTCGCCGCGGAGGGCCTGGTGCGCAGCGGCATTGGCCACCTGACGCTGGTGGACCATGACGACGTGTGCGTCACCAACACCAACCGCCAGCTCCACGCGACGGTGAAGGCCGTGGGCAAGCCCAAGGCGGAGCTGATGGCGCAGCGCTGCCAGGACATCAACCCGGCGGCGAAGGTGGAGGCGCTGCGCGAGTTCTACCGCGCGGACGTGGCCGAGCAGATGCTCCAGGCGGGCCAGTACGACTTCGTGGTGGACGCCATCGACAACGTGAAGGCGAAGCTGCACCTGCTCCACCGCTGCGTGACGCTGGGCGTGCCGGTGGTGAGCTCCATGGGCGCCGCGGGCCGGCTGGACCCCACCGCCATCCGCGTGGAGGACCTGTCCGAGACGCACATGGACCCCTTCGCCAAGGACATCCGCAAGCTGCTCAAGCGCAAGTACGCGGTGGAGACGGACAAGCACACCGGCATCACCGCCGTGTACTCCATTGAAGCGCGGCGGCTGCCGGTGACGCTCCAGTACGACGACGCCACCGACGGCTTCCTGTGCGTGTGCCCGCAGGACAACGAGTTCCACACCTGCGACCACCGCACGCAGATTGACGGCAGCGTGGCCTTCGTCACGTCCTGCTTCGGGATGAACGCGGCGGGCGTGGTGGTGCGGCGGCTCGCGGCGGCGCGTTAG